The following DNA comes from Hahella chejuensis KCTC 2396.
TGGCTATCAGTTAAGGAGAAGCATGTACGATCAATCCGTTATCGTCTTTGAACGCTATTTGAAGCGATTGTCCGCCATGATGAACCGACTGGAGACGTTTGCCGACACGGCCTCCAAGCAAAAAGCGATACTTCAAACAAGCCTCGCGCCCAATATGTTCCCTCTTGTTCAGCAGGTACGCACGACTATCAGTTTTTCTCTGCGGACCTGTTATCCGTTGGCGGGGCTGGAGATTCCGGAGATAGAATCTCGTGAAGACACTATTGCAGATCTGCGTCGACAGATTAAGGAGGCCGGGCGCTATTTGCAGGCTTTGCCAGCGAATGATTTTGCAACAGCGGCGGAACGGGAAATTGTGACGAAAGCCGGATTCAAAGAACTGCGATTGGATGGCGAAACCTTTCTTACCCAATATGCGTTGCCGAACTTTTTCTTTCATCTCAGCATGGTCTACGCGATTTTACGATATTGCGGGGCTCCGGTCGGGAAGGGGGACTTTGATGGCTTTCATGAGTATCCTCCGGGATTTGCATTTTGAGCCCCCATGAACATCGACCTTTGCGTTTCGGTTGCTTTCGACCGGAAAGAGGTGATCTATACTGAGGTGGCTTAATCGCCTGTTGCGCTCGGTGCGCAAACTAAAATCAATATGAGGAGAGTGATCCATGGAAAAGTTGTCCGGCGAACCTGAAAAGGGGAGTAAGACTGACCGTATTGAAGAGCAGTATTCGTTCAAGTCCCGTTTTGTGTTTATTTTCGGCGAGGTTAATCATGAGATGGCGCAAGCGACCTGTCAGCGCTTGATAGCCTTGGCGGAAGATTCTGAAGACCCTATCAGAGTGCTGATATCCTCTCCGGGTGGCCATGTGGAGTCGGGGGACGCTATTCACGACATTATTCGCTTTATCCGCGCGCCGGTAATTACGGTGGGCGCCGGGTGGGTCGCCAGCGCGGGAACGCATATTTACTTGGCGGCGGAGAAAGAGCGTCGTGTCTGTTTGCCCAATACGCGCTTTATGATTCACCAACCTGGCGGTGGCGCTGGCGGCCCTGCTTCGGATATCGCAATTCAGGCGAAAGAGATTTTGAGAGCCCGTGAGCGTATCGCCCATGTTGTCGCCAGGCAGACGGGTAAACCGTTTGAGAAAGTATTGGTGGATATAGAAAGGGATTTCTGGATGAGTCCAGAAGAGGCGATGGACTATGGGATTGTCTCTCGTGTAGTCGAATCCTACAAAGACCTTCAGTAGATTTAATATTCCCTAAAATTTCATGAGCGCCATTTAAAGCGCTCATGATTTCCTTATAACGATATATATAACCGACATTGTCATATATATACTTTTGGAACGAAAAATAGATAACAATCTGTCTCTATATTTTTCCCAGTCTA
Coding sequences within:
- a CDS encoding DUF1993 domain-containing protein, with product MYDQSVIVFERYLKRLSAMMNRLETFADTASKQKAILQTSLAPNMFPLVQQVRTTISFSLRTCYPLAGLEIPEIESREDTIADLRRQIKEAGRYLQALPANDFATAAEREIVTKAGFKELRLDGETFLTQYALPNFFFHLSMVYAILRYCGAPVGKGDFDGFHEYPPGFAF
- a CDS encoding ATP-dependent Clp protease proteolytic subunit, with translation MEKLSGEPEKGSKTDRIEEQYSFKSRFVFIFGEVNHEMAQATCQRLIALAEDSEDPIRVLISSPGGHVESGDAIHDIIRFIRAPVITVGAGWVASAGTHIYLAAEKERRVCLPNTRFMIHQPGGGAGGPASDIAIQAKEILRARERIAHVVARQTGKPFEKVLVDIERDFWMSPEEAMDYGIVSRVVESYKDLQ